From Macaca mulatta isolate MMU2019108-1 chromosome 1, T2T-MMU8v2.0, whole genome shotgun sequence, the proteins below share one genomic window:
- the NUCKS1 gene encoding nuclear ubiquitous casein and cyclin-dependent kinase substrate 1 isoform X1 — MSRPVRNRKVVDYSQFQESDDADEDYGRDSGPPTKKIRSSPREAKNKRRSGKNSQEDSEDSEDKDVKTKKDDSHSAEDSEDEKEDHKNVRQQRQAASKAASKQREMLMEDVGSEEEQEEEDEAPFQENSGSDEDFLMEDDDDSDYGSSKKKNKKMVKKSKPERKEKKMPKPRLKATVTPSPVKGKGKVGRPTASKASKEKTPSPKEEDEEPESPPEKKTSTSPPPEKSGDEGSEDEAPSGED; from the exons AAATAGGAAGGTTGTTGATTACTCACAGTTTCAGGAATCCGATGATGCAG ATGAAGATTATGGAAGAGATTCGGGCCCTCCCACTAAGAAAATTCGATCATCTCCCCGAGAAGCTAAAAATAAGAGGCGATCTGGAAAGAATTCACAGGAAGATAG TGAGGACTCAGAAGACAAAGATGTGAAGACCAAGAAGGATGATTCTCACTCAGCAG AGGATAgtgaagatgaaaaagaagatCATAAAAACGTGCGCCAGCAACGGCAGGCGGCGTCTAAAGCAGCTTCTAAACAGAGGGAGATGCTCATGGAAGATGTGGGCAGTGAGGAAGAACAAGAAGAGGAGGATGAGGCACCGTTCCAAGAGA ATTCCGGCAGCGATGAAGATTTCCTAAtggaagatgatgatgatagtgactATGGcagttcaaaaaagaaaaacaaaaagatggttAAGAAGTCCaaacctgaaagaaaagaaaagaaaatgccgaAACCCAGGCTAAAGGCTACAG tgacGCCAAGTCCAgtgaaaggcaaagggaaagtGGGTCGCCCCACAGCTTCAAAGGCATCAAAGGAAAAGACTCCTTCTCCCAAAGAAGAAGATGAGGAACCAGAAAGCCCGccagaaaagaaaacatctaCAAGCCCCCCACCCGAGAAATCTGGGGATGAAGGGTCTGAAGATGAAGCCCCGTCTGGGGAGGATTAG
- the NUCKS1 gene encoding nuclear ubiquitous casein and cyclin-dependent kinase substrate 1: MSRPVRNRKVVDYSQFQESDDADEDYGRDSGPPTKKIRSSPREAKNKRRSGKNSQEDSEDSEDKDVKTKKDDSHSAEDSEDEKEDHKNVRQQRQAASKAASKQREMLMEDVGSEEEQEEEDEAPFQEKDSGSDEDFLMEDDDDSDYGSSKKKNKKMVKKSKPERKEKKMPKPRLKATVTPSPVKGKGKVGRPTASKASKEKTPSPKEEDEEPESPPEKKTSTSPPPEKSGDEGSEDEAPSGED; the protein is encoded by the exons AAATAGGAAGGTTGTTGATTACTCACAGTTTCAGGAATCCGATGATGCAG ATGAAGATTATGGAAGAGATTCGGGCCCTCCCACTAAGAAAATTCGATCATCTCCCCGAGAAGCTAAAAATAAGAGGCGATCTGGAAAGAATTCACAGGAAGATAG TGAGGACTCAGAAGACAAAGATGTGAAGACCAAGAAGGATGATTCTCACTCAGCAG AGGATAgtgaagatgaaaaagaagatCATAAAAACGTGCGCCAGCAACGGCAGGCGGCGTCTAAAGCAGCTTCTAAACAGAGGGAGATGCTCATGGAAGATGTGGGCAGTGAGGAAGAACAAGAAGAGGAGGATGAGGCACCGTTCCAAGAGA aAGATTCCGGCAGCGATGAAGATTTCCTAAtggaagatgatgatgatagtgactATGGcagttcaaaaaagaaaaacaaaaagatggttAAGAAGTCCaaacctgaaagaaaagaaaagaaaatgccgaAACCCAGGCTAAAGGCTACAG tgacGCCAAGTCCAgtgaaaggcaaagggaaagtGGGTCGCCCCACAGCTTCAAAGGCATCAAAGGAAAAGACTCCTTCTCCCAAAGAAGAAGATGAGGAACCAGAAAGCCCGccagaaaagaaaacatctaCAAGCCCCCCACCCGAGAAATCTGGGGATGAAGGGTCTGAAGATGAAGCCCCGTCTGGGGAGGATTAG